One Terriglobales bacterium DNA segment encodes these proteins:
- a CDS encoding GAF domain-containing protein, translating into MYLPGSPQLAQALQAEELLAQASAVLLLLGIGVLVYRSFRTRYLLTWILGWLAYLLHKFVAAQSGEAWARATSVGFYVLAITLFASSVFFYTDRRSPLAPLGGFALLTLAVSLVHVLAFPHSHLLPVLLMLMYAAIRATGAIHLALFSPGRRAVGPILLVIGLLFLHMHQPGGSNVVAGFDIALELLLAVGMAVIVVDDSYERLQRLRVLGAMTTAIAEAQDFMPIVRTALQELKGLIPARAAWYRALDADQLVLVDAIGLSEGYVRARRTISLTDSFTGRAVRKGTPSVVRVSEMDTDLGAGLQTEGFEHVLMIPLLGKKTVIGSLNLGVQRFRNYRADEMEFFSAIANQLGIAIENQRLFGQIMQSQKQWVSTFDSIQDRVLVHDEGFRIVKANYALRERLGIREGPLSGTCETVLPGVGRTWQAWQGCPYCWRASGYETGPDPCFGGYSQVSTSAYNEQETRRVGTVHIIKDVTESRAIAERYRLLFEQVQEGVFISTPDGRLLDCNDAFVHMLGYENRDEVLTLDIPAQLYADPSVRPALLRDIEQKGYLRSFEITLRRKDGSAIPVLETSFARRDESGAVLTYQGFLLDMTEQKKAEDAIRRRNRELNALNTIAVTAAQSLDLDEVLTVALAQVMDLFAADSGSVLLADVEKGVLRRRVSQGQRSAGATGFDEVPVPEEAWKLLRETQVELVTQRHLAQLPPSLQAYVLAEGLQAWMWVVLRTKDKIVGVLGIGSRAPREFSAADENLLMAIGRQLATTIEKIHLYEETRRAYEELTRTQEQLLQSEKMSAIGQLISGVAHELNNPLTAILGYAQLLENEEIPARAQDFVQKMYKQAQRTHKIVQNLLSFSRQRKPQRLQVDLRRVLEDTLALRDYDMKLSNIVVEREFEGNVPQVMGDEHQLEQVFLNIINNAADAMLENGRGGTFRVRIYSDGESVCAEFRDSGPGIKDPKRIFDPFYTTKSVGKGTGLGLSICYGILKEHGGSIFASNHPQGGAVFQVRLPALARPMPTRAAPAARHQAPLHGRVLLLDDEESVLEFEREVLRSAGAEVVACADAEDAISRLRDEHFDAIILDGKMPGQWGGAEVYTWIRSNRPGLEKSVVLAISNPNDPEIRRFLEETGVSFLPKPFDVADLVAVTQRLLHRARAQATV; encoded by the coding sequence AAATTCGTGGCCGCGCAGTCGGGCGAGGCCTGGGCCCGCGCCACCTCCGTGGGATTCTATGTCCTGGCCATCACCCTGTTCGCGTCCTCGGTCTTCTTCTATACCGACCGGCGTTCGCCCCTGGCCCCCTTAGGGGGCTTCGCACTGCTCACCCTGGCGGTCTCGCTGGTGCACGTGCTTGCATTTCCCCATTCGCACCTGCTGCCGGTGTTGCTGATGCTGATGTATGCCGCGATCCGGGCCACAGGCGCCATCCACCTGGCGCTGTTCAGCCCCGGCCGGCGGGCAGTCGGGCCCATCCTGCTGGTGATCGGCCTGCTGTTCCTGCACATGCACCAGCCCGGCGGCTCGAACGTGGTGGCCGGATTCGACATCGCCCTGGAGCTGCTGCTGGCCGTCGGCATGGCTGTGATCGTGGTGGACGACTCCTACGAGCGCCTGCAACGGCTCCGGGTCTTGGGCGCCATGACCACCGCCATCGCCGAGGCCCAGGACTTCATGCCCATCGTGAGGACGGCGCTGCAGGAACTGAAAGGGCTGATCCCGGCACGCGCAGCGTGGTACCGCGCCCTCGATGCCGACCAGCTGGTGCTGGTCGATGCCATCGGGCTGAGTGAGGGCTATGTCCGGGCGCGGCGCACCATCTCGCTCACCGACAGCTTTACCGGGAGGGCGGTACGCAAAGGAACGCCGAGCGTGGTGCGGGTCTCGGAGATGGATACCGACCTCGGTGCAGGGCTGCAGACCGAGGGCTTCGAGCACGTGCTGATGATCCCGCTGCTGGGCAAGAAGACGGTCATCGGCTCTCTGAATCTGGGGGTGCAGCGCTTCCGCAACTACCGGGCCGACGAGATGGAATTCTTCTCTGCCATCGCCAATCAGCTCGGCATCGCCATCGAGAACCAGCGGCTGTTCGGCCAGATCATGCAGTCGCAGAAGCAATGGGTGAGTACCTTCGATTCCATCCAGGACCGCGTGCTGGTGCACGACGAGGGCTTCCGCATCGTGAAGGCGAACTACGCCTTGCGGGAGCGCCTGGGCATCCGGGAAGGCCCGCTCAGCGGCACCTGCGAGACCGTGCTGCCGGGAGTGGGGCGCACCTGGCAGGCTTGGCAGGGCTGTCCCTACTGCTGGCGGGCTTCGGGCTACGAGACCGGCCCGGACCCCTGCTTCGGGGGCTATTCCCAGGTCTCTACCTCCGCCTACAACGAGCAGGAGACCCGCCGGGTCGGAACGGTGCACATCATCAAGGACGTGACCGAGAGCCGGGCCATTGCGGAGCGCTATCGGCTGCTCTTCGAGCAGGTGCAGGAAGGCGTGTTCATCTCCACCCCCGACGGGCGCTTGCTCGATTGCAACGATGCCTTTGTCCACATGCTGGGCTACGAAAACCGGGATGAGGTCCTCACGCTCGACATCCCCGCCCAGCTGTACGCCGACCCCAGCGTGCGGCCGGCGCTGCTGCGCGACATCGAGCAGAAGGGGTACCTGCGCAGCTTCGAGATCACGCTGCGGCGCAAGGACGGCAGCGCCATCCCGGTGCTGGAGACCAGCTTCGCGCGCCGGGATGAGTCCGGCGCCGTGCTCACCTACCAGGGCTTCCTGCTGGACATGACGGAACAGAAGAAGGCGGAAGACGCGATCCGCCGGCGTAACCGCGAGTTGAATGCGCTGAACACCATCGCGGTGACCGCGGCACAATCACTCGACCTCGATGAGGTGCTGACGGTCGCGCTGGCCCAGGTCATGGACCTGTTCGCCGCCGACTCCGGGTCGGTCCTGCTGGCGGATGTCGAGAAGGGAGTCCTGCGCCGCCGGGTCTCGCAGGGACAGCGCAGCGCCGGCGCCACCGGCTTCGACGAGGTGCCGGTGCCGGAAGAGGCGTGGAAGTTGCTGCGCGAGACCCAGGTCGAGCTGGTGACGCAGCGACATCTGGCCCAGCTGCCGCCGTCGCTGCAGGCCTATGTGCTGGCCGAGGGGCTCCAGGCATGGATGTGGGTGGTGCTGCGCACCAAAGACAAGATCGTGGGCGTGCTGGGCATCGGCAGCCGCGCGCCGCGGGAGTTCAGCGCCGCCGACGAGAACCTGCTGATGGCCATCGGGCGACAGCTGGCCACCACCATCGAGAAGATCCACCTCTATGAGGAGACGCGCCGGGCCTACGAAGAGCTGACCCGCACCCAGGAACAGCTCCTGCAGAGCGAGAAGATGTCGGCCATCGGGCAACTGATCTCGGGCGTGGCTCACGAGTTGAACAACCCGCTGACCGCCATCCTGGGATACGCGCAGCTGCTGGAGAACGAGGAGATCCCGGCGCGCGCCCAGGATTTCGTGCAGAAGATGTACAAGCAGGCGCAGCGCACCCACAAGATCGTGCAGAACCTGCTGTCGTTCTCGCGGCAGCGGAAGCCGCAGCGGCTACAGGTGGACCTGCGGCGGGTGCTGGAAGACACCCTGGCGCTGCGCGACTACGACATGAAGCTGAGCAACATCGTGGTCGAGCGCGAGTTCGAGGGGAACGTGCCGCAGGTGATGGGAGACGAGCACCAGCTCGAGCAGGTATTCCTGAACATTATCAACAACGCCGCCGACGCCATGCTGGAGAACGGGCGCGGCGGCACCTTCCGCGTCCGTATCTACAGCGACGGCGAATCTGTCTGCGCCGAATTCCGCGACAGCGGCCCCGGCATCAAGGACCCGAAGCGGATCTTCGATCCCTTCTACACCACCAAGAGCGTGGGCAAGGGGACGGGTCTGGGGCTGAGCATCTGTTACGGGATCCTGAAAGAGCATGGCGGCAGCATCTTCGCCAGCAACCATCCCCAGGGCGGGGCCGTGTTCCAGGTGCGCCTCCCGGCGCTGGCTCGGCCGATGCCCACCCGGGCAGCTCCCGCCGCGCGGCACCAGGCCCCGCTCCACGGACGGGTGCTGCTCCTGGACGACGAGGAGTCGGTGCTCGAGTTCGAGCGCGAGGTGCTGCGCAGCGCCGGCGCCGAGGTGGTCGCTTGCGCCGACGCCGAAGACGCCATCAGCCGACTGCGCGACGAACACTTCGACGCCATCATCCTCGACGGCAAGATGCCGGGACAGTGGGGAGGCGCGGAAGTCTACACCTGGATCCGCTCCAACCGCCCCGGCCTGGAGAAGAGCGTGGTGCTCGCCATCTCCAACCCCAACGATCCGGAGATACGCCGCTTCCTCGAGGAGACCGGGGTCTCCTTCCTGCCCAAACCC